In one Archocentrus centrarchus isolate MPI-CPG fArcCen1 unplaced genomic scaffold, fArcCen1 scaffold_109_ctg1, whole genome shotgun sequence genomic region, the following are encoded:
- the LOC115775368 gene encoding uncharacterized protein LOC115775368, with protein sequence MMLLRVIVSPQEIRRVTLQDIPPSVDELCTVLRNTLGLRGNFILQFEDPDFGNELCNLTDIKDLPTERATLKVLFVLSEPLSDSTLDTASLGSQSTASPSPSSSSTASPGPPSSADPTEWPEPFVIPHFSHDVEYQLRVANNAYASDGAVIVVSKSVKSEILDRLADCITKITPYPTRDNIESVAKALVVKHPCLREPGSGQGWYCWKFSLVFKMGNYRQRMMAAGCPEVLVNKRKRGKGNGKPLKKSKKGEIHYLPQPPEGQTAVKAEKDRETMALEVQKKDPDLQVLDELMTATFAERRQEIISDEPLISLVKDRWPALFSERQLIAEFRRIVTKDLLESFLGGLDAFMPSLLQLYKAAAASGRRLVLSSVLDCLQKEDTNQNQRTAALLGLPCYFSEDSSSVIRMCNAHGETLDMIMSGMEVGLLIGHEGPLQDAFPLEVFNVAVVAEEKIILHDIRDVPTGFAMLLGTIYCLNLEYPQNMRYSFEFLQKVIMNIKPDQCSARVHGLRNKLLRYRL encoded by the exons ATGATGCTTCTCCGAGTCATAGTCTCACCTCAGGAAATAAGACGTGTCACCCTACAAGATATTCCCCCATCCGTCGATGAGCTATGTACAGTGCTGCGCAACACTCTGGGACTCAGAGGGaactttattttacagtttgaaGATCCAGACTTTGGGAATGAGCTCTGCAATTTGACTGATATCAAGGATCTACCAACCGAACGAGCCACACTGAAAGTTCTGTTTGTGTTATCTGAACCACTTTCTGACTCAACATTAGATACTGCAAGCCTTGGTTCCCAGAGTACTGCAAGCCCTAGTCCCTCCAGCAGTAGTACTGCAAGCCCTGGTCCCCCAAGTAGTGCAGATCCAACAGAATGGCCTGAACCATTTGTTATTCCACATTTCTCTCATGATGTTGAGTATCAGCTGAGGGTAGCAAATAATGCCTATGCCAGTGATGGAGCTGTGATTGTTGTCTCAAAGAGTGTGAAAAGTGAAATTCTGGACAGACTGGCTGATTGCATCACCAAAATCACTCCCTATCCTACTAGAGACAACATAGAAAGTGTGGCTAAAGCTCTTGTGGTCAAGCACCCTTGCCTGAGGGAGCCAGGGTCTGGTCAAGGATGGTATTGCTGGAAGTTCAGCTTGGTATTCAAGATGGGCAATTATCGTCAGAGGATGATGGCAGCTGGATGCCCAGAAGTTCtggtaaataaaagaaaaagaggaaaaggaaatggCAAACCACTCAAGAAGTCAAAAAAGGGAGAGATCCATTATTTGCCACAGCCACCTGAGGGACAAACTGCAGTCAAAGCAGAGAAGGATCGTGAAACCATGGCTCTAGAAGTGCAGAAGAAGGATCCAGATTTACAGGTCCTGGATGAATTGATGACCGCGACATTTGCAGAGCGGAGACAAGAAATAATCAGTGATGAACCTCTCATTTCTCTTGTCAAGGACAGATGGCCTGCATTGTTTAGTGAGCGACAG CTAATTGCAGAGTTCCGGAGAATTGTCACCAAAGACCTGCTGGAATCCTTTTTGGGTGGACTTGATGCCTTCATGCCCAGTCTTCTACAACTTTACAAAGCAGCTGCTGCATCGGGCAGGAGGTTGGTCCTGAGCAGCGTTCTGGATTGCCTTCAAAAGGAG GacacaaaccaaaaccaaagaaCAGCTGCCCTTCTTGGTCTCCCATGCTACTTTTCAGAAGATTCCTCCAGCGTAATCAGGATGTGTAAT gCTCATGGCGAAACTCTCGACATGATAATGAGCGGGATGGAAGTTGGACTACTGATTGGACACGAAGGCCCTCTACAGGATGCATTCCCTTTAGAGGTCTTCAATGTGGCTGTGGTAGCAGAGGAAAAGATCATCCTacatgacatcagagatgtgccCACTGGCTTTGCCATGTTACTGGGCACCATCTACTGCCTTAACCTTGAGTACCCACAAAATATGAGGTACTCCTTTGAGTTCCTCCAGAAGGTCATCATGAACATTAAACCAGACCAATGCTCTGCAAGAGTCCATGGACTAAGAAATAAACTGCTTAGATATCGCTTGTAA